A part of Salmo trutta chromosome 15, fSalTru1.1, whole genome shotgun sequence genomic DNA contains:
- the LOC115149347 gene encoding guanine nucleotide-binding protein subunit alpha-14 → MGECCMSAEELERNKIHQEIERQLRRDKRESHREIKLLLLGTGESGKSTFIKQMRIIHGTGYSEEDKRGFTKLVYQNIVIAVQKMIQAMKTLRIDFKDHQNISHADKLSRVEADILTNLEPWQVDGIRRLWSDQGMQTCYERRREYQLSDSTKYYLSDLDRIAAPSYLPTLQDILRVRVPTTGIIEYPFDLKTVIFRMVDVGGQRSERRKWIHCFERVTSIIFLVALSEYDQVLYENANVNRLEESKALFTTIVTYPWFQESSIILFLNKTDLLADKILHSNLADYFSAFTGPQRDAESAKMFILNMYKEQHIGRHKSLYNHFTCATDTENIRVVSKAVRDTVFQENLDRFGLGV, encoded by the exons TCGGCTGAagaattggagagaaataagatACATCAGGAGATTGAGAGACAGCTTCGCCGGGACAAGAGAGAATCTCACCGGGAGATAAAGTTGTTGCTTTTAG GGACTGGTGAGAGTGGGAAGAGCACCTTCATCAAGCAGATGAGGATCATCCATGGGACGGGCTACTCCGAGGAGGACAAGCGAGGCTTCACCAAGCTGGTGTACCAGAACATCGTCATTGCTGTTCAGAAAATGATCCAAGCCATGAAGACCCTACGGATTGATTTCAAAGATCACCAGAACATT agcCATGCAGACAAGCTGAGCAGGGTGGAGGCAGACATATTGACCAACCTGGAACCGTGGCAGGTGGATGGCATCAGAAGACTGTGGAGTGACCAGGGCATGCAGACGTGCTACGAGCGTAGGAGGGAGTACCAGCTCTCTGACTCTACCAAATA TTACCTGAGTGACCTGGACAGAATCGCTGCGCCCTCATACCTCCCCACTCTGCAGGATATCCTCAGGGTCAGGGTCCCTACCACTGGCATCATAGAGTATCCCTTTGACCTCAAGACTGTCATCTTCAG GATGGTGGATGttggaggtcaaaggtcagagaggaggaagtggatCCACTGTTTTGAGAGGGTCACCTCCATCATCTTCCTGGTGGCTCTCAGCGAGTACGACCAGGTCCTCTATGAGAACGCCAATGTG AATCGATTAGAGGAGAGCAAAGCCTTGTTTACAACCATCGTCACCTATCCCTGGTTCCAGGAGTCCtccatcatcctcttcctcaacAAAACAGACCTCCTAGCGGACAAGATCTTACACTCCAACCTAGCAGACTACTTCTCAGCGTTCACTG gtCCACAGAGAGATGCAGAGTCTGCTAAGATGTTCATCCTGAATATGTACAAAGAGCAGCACATAGGGCGTCACAAATCTCTGTACAATCACTTCACCTGTGCTACCGATACAGAGAACATCAGAGTTGTCTCCAAAGCTGtcagggacacagtcttccaaGAAAACCTGGATCGGTTCGGGTTAGGGGTTTAG